One Georgenia wutianyii DNA segment encodes these proteins:
- the phoU gene encoding phosphate signaling complex protein PhoU: protein MREIFNQELEQVGTDLHRMSLLVIDAIENASTALQTADLQLAENVIRADEQIDEIERSLDEQCISLLARQAPVATDLRVVIAALRMSATIERMGDLARHIALVARGRYPEVAPAPSMREVFTEMGAAATKVAHQVSRLLETRDLELAAGVERDDDTLDALHKHTFTILLDPAVEMTRQQMVDGVLLGRYFERFGDHGVSVARRTSYLVTGDLSNSVAPLPERS, encoded by the coding sequence GTGCGAGAGATCTTCAACCAGGAGCTGGAGCAGGTCGGCACCGACCTCCACCGGATGAGCCTGCTCGTCATCGACGCGATCGAGAACGCCTCCACCGCCCTGCAGACCGCCGACCTCCAGCTGGCCGAGAACGTCATCCGGGCCGACGAGCAGATCGACGAGATCGAGCGCAGCCTCGACGAGCAGTGCATCTCGCTGCTCGCCCGCCAGGCACCGGTCGCCACCGACCTGCGCGTCGTCATCGCCGCGCTGCGGATGTCGGCGACCATCGAGCGGATGGGTGACCTCGCCCGGCACATCGCCCTGGTCGCACGCGGCCGCTACCCCGAGGTCGCCCCTGCCCCCTCGATGCGCGAGGTCTTCACCGAGATGGGCGCCGCGGCCACGAAGGTCGCCCACCAGGTGAGCCGCCTGCTCGAGACCCGTGACCTCGAGCTCGCCGCCGGCGTCGAGCGGGACGACGACACCCTCGACGCCCTCCACAAGCACACCTTCACCATCCTCCTGGACCCGGCTGTGGAGATGACCCGTCAGCAGATGGTCGACGGCGTCCTCCTCGGCCGGTACTTCGAGCGCTTCGGCGACCACGGCGTCTCGGTCGCGCGCCGCACGAGCTACCTCGTCACCGGCGACCTCAGCAACTCCGTGGCCCCGCTGCCCGAGCGCTCCTGA